The nucleotide window ACGCGAAGAACATCCTCGACGAATTCTCGAAGGTCTCGGGCATAAAGGTGAACATGGTCTTCCTCTCATCAGGCCCGGCCATGAGCCGCATCGAGGCGGAGAAGGCGAACCCCCGGGCGGACGTGTGGTTCGGCGCCCCCAGCGAAAACCATATCGTGGCGAAGGACCGGGGTCTGACCCAGCCGTACCTCCCCGCAGCGGCGGCGGATCTGGCTGCCGGCTTCAAGGATCCCGAGGGCTACTGGGTCGCCTTTTACATGAACCCCCTCGGTTTCGGCGTCCTGGCAGAGGAGCTGAAGAAGGACGGCAAGCCCGTGCCGGCATCCTGGAAGGACCTTCTCGACCCGGCATACAAGGGCATGATCCAGATGCCCTCCCCCCAGTCCTCGGGCACGGCCTACGCCATGATCATGACCCTCATCGAGACCTACGGCGAGGACGAAGCCTTCAAGTACATGAAGGCCCTCAACCCCAACATCCAGACCTACACCCAGAGCGGCACCGGGCCGAGCAAGAACCTGGCCATCGGGGAGACCCAGATCGCCATCCAGTTCACGCCGGCCTTCCTGAAACTCGTTGACGAGGGCTTCCCCGCCTCCGTCATCTTCCCCGCCGAG belongs to Aminivibrio sp. and includes:
- a CDS encoding ABC transporter substrate-binding protein → MKKHGRLLTVLAGALLVLSLLAGAAAAKELVVYSSVDEENAKNILDEFSKVSGIKVNMVFLSSGPAMSRIEAEKANPRADVWFGAPSENHIVAKDRGLTQPYLPAAAADLAAGFKDPEGYWVAFYMNPLGFGVLAEELKKDGKPVPASWKDLLDPAYKGMIQMPSPQSSGTAYAMIMTLIETYGEDEAFKYMKALNPNIQTYTQSGTGPSKNLAIGETQIAIQFTPAFLKLVDEGFPASVIFPAEGVGFEAAAMSILKGAKNLDSAKALADWIVSAEAQKVLSAKKTYFFPVRADVSAGEGLPALSEIKLIDYDRIRAAQEKKRIIDRWVTEVLGQ